In the Plasmodium chabaudi chabaudi strain AS genome assembly, chromosome: 13 genome, one interval contains:
- a CDS encoding TBC domain protein, putative, which translates to MKLNEEKNESPQPQMEPKNISHKMKKLHHILNDPIIDINELKDILWGGISCEVPFDVREQCWKLALGYLPLNKEDTEKVLKKKRDEYENLEKQYYNKNKLSEDELKILRQIKVDIPRTKSCYNIFNNNKIQQLSERVLFIYSVRHPACGYVQGINDLITPFLVVFLRPIILKKEINSDDIDNVSNDELKNVESDLYFCLSKLLEQIQDNYTFGQPGIQRAIIKVKEIVKRVDKSLFNHIYDNNIDFIQFSFRWVNCLLLREFPIDIAIRLLDTYISDISDIFTDFHPYICAVFLVHWSKHLMQMDFQQMLLFMQRFPTENWKIQDIESILSEAFVLKNAFQSSPKHFS; encoded by the exons atgaaactcaatgaagaaaaaaatgaaagtcCACAACCCCAAATGGAACCAAAAAACATTTCTCATAAGATGAAGAAATTGCATCATATTTTGAATGATCCAATTATAGATATAA ATGAACTAAAAGATATTTTATGGGGAGGGATATCATGTGAAGTTCCCTTTGACGTAAGAGAGCAATGCTGGAAATTAGCTCTTGGGTATTTAccattaaataaagaagataCAGAAAaggttttaaaaaaaaagcgaGATGAATATGAGAATTTAGAAAAGCAatattataacaaaaacaaattatcagaagatgaattaaaaatattaaggCAAATAAAAGTAGATATTCCTAGAACCAAATCatgttataatatatttaataataataaaatacaacaATTAAGTGAAcgtgtattatttatttattctgTCAGACATCCTGCATGTGGATATGTACAAGGAATAAATGATTTAATAACACCATTTTTAGTCGTTTTTTTAAGAcctataattttaaagaaagaaataaattctGATGATATTGATAATGTTTCAAAcgatgaattaaaaaatgttgaatccgatttatatttttgtctttCTAAATTGTTAGAACAAATTCAAGATAATTATACATTTGGGCAACCAGGAATACAAAGAGCTATAATAAAAGTTAAAGAAATTGTCAAAAGAGTTGACAAATCTTTAtttaatcatatatatgataataatatagatttTATTCAATTCTCATTTCGATGGgtaaattgtttattattaagaGAGTTTCCAATTGATATAGCTATACGGTTGTTAGATACATATATTAGTGATATATCTGATATTTTTACAGATTTCCatccatatatatgtgctgTTTTTTTAGTGCATTGGTCTAAACATTTAATGCAAATGGATTTTCAACAAATGCTATTATTTATGCAACGTTTCCCAACAGAAAATTGGAAAATTCAAGACATCGAATCGATTTTATCAGAAGcctttgttttaaaaaatgccTTCCAATCATCTCCGAAGCATTTCTCTTAG
- a CDS encoding WD repeat-containing protein 16, putative, with the protein MEKELIVDSYIGFNGNISNNLILVKQEKCIDKKLYLEKLKSIENEEMMENAKKKKLKSVYNLKNIDINHNYYELKKEELKYNFFMIYGIGTNIIKEDIVNNSRTIFKSDQNKITKLYIDKNQKYICCCKESKLMSTICIYDFENKNKPITLSLHKFKTEDISISNDGKYIISSGGEDDKQLILTEISNQYFIYKTSSDFPYSNISFFHKTNNFIIAKLNNIRICNYDFTKKLMSYEDINTSIYKRKFVCLELKENDEQAFFGTTTGDILVVNIKSKVLEKIIPEKYLFGNGINVVKSLDDQTILTGSGDGYVSLISVPERKIIKQTKLFGSINSIQMRNKSTLFISVRENVIYVMDMNTNNYNVLLLTHNNYIRDLCFPDKYNYIMYTCSSNNVMAWMFYDKKAIYLKNISKGKFIFYNKKFLSIPTDKYQKICKINKNNIEKMNNKIKNQNTSIDIGPPEKIINDITCYNIKISKDGKYIALSMHNNIYLLTSKYMKIVAIIIIPHYDYCNVLMFYNDYDLITAGNNGDIKFWKFQNKKYININTINYHTTIINKIILYKNKYLCSCSEDGLITIYNIEEKEIVKKIIDLNNVRYKQIAINHKYDILLCCGNNNIFMYYDLIKNDVSKHFYYSPYHNVLSVDIDDKGKYFITGSDDCRLRLYEFKSCTCLYIGNAHNDAINKCLFTYDNHFIISTSKDESIIYWKVPHETREIECEGSEKKA; encoded by the exons ATGGAGAAAGAACTAATCGTAGACTCATATATCGGATTCAatggaaatatatcaaataacTTAATATTAGTTAAACAAGAAAAATGTAtcgataaaaaattatatttagaaaaactaaaaagtatagaaaatgaagaaatgatggaaaatgcaaaaaaaaaaaaattaaaaagtgtatataatttaaaaaatattgatataaatcataattattatgaattaaaaaaagaagaattaaaatataatttttttatgatttatGGAATTGgcacaaatataataaaagaagatattgtaaataatagtagaactatttttaaaagtgatcaaaataaaatcacaaaattatatattgataaaaatcaaaaatatatttgctgTTGTAAAGAAAGTAAATTAATGTCAactatttgtatatatgactttgaaaataaaaataagccAATCACTCTATCTTTACATAAGTTTAAAACAGAAGATATATCAATAAGCAATGATggcaaatatataatttcatCTGGTGGAGAAGATGATAaacaattaatattaacagAAATATCAaatcaatattttatttataaaacatcCTCTGATTTTCCGTATTCTAATATCTCTTTTTTCCATAAGACAAACAACTTTATAATAG CCAAACTGAACAACATACGAATTTGCAACTAcgattttacaaaaaagtTAATGAGCTatgaagatataaataCGTCGATCTACAAAAGAAAGTTCGTTTGTTTAGAACTCAAGGAAAATGATGAGCAAGCCTTTTTCGGAACGACAACAG GGGACATTCTTGTGGTAAACATAAAGTCAAAGGTGTTAGAAAAAATCATAcctgaaaaatatttattcgGTAATGGAATCAATGTAGTAAAAAGCTTAGACGACCAAACAATTTTAACAG GTAGCGGTGATGGATATGTCAGCTTGATAAGTGTACCagaaaggaaaataattaagcagacaaaattatttggatCAATCAATTCTATTCAAATGCGAAATAAATcaacattatttattagtgTACGtgaaaatgttatatatgtaatggatatgaatacaaataattataatgttttattattaaccCATAATAATTACATAAGAGATTTATGTTTTCCTGATAAgtataattatatcatGTATACATGCAGTTCTAATAATGTTATGGCATGGATgttttatgataaaaaggctatatatttaaaaaatataagtaaaggtaaatttattttttataataaaaaatttttaagtatTCCTACAGataaatatcaaaaaatatgtaaaataaataaaaataatattgaaaaaatgaataataaaataaaaaatcaaaatactAGTATAGATATAGGACCAccagaaaaaataattaatgatataacatgttataatataaaaatatcaaaagatggaaaatatattgctttgtctatgcataataatatttatttattaacttcaaaatatatgaaaatcgttgctattataattataccTCATTATGATTATTGCAATGTCTTAATGTTTTATAATGACTATGATTTAATAACTGCTGGAAATAATGGAGACATAAAATTCTGGAAATttcaaaacaaaaaatatattaacatcAACACAATAAACTACCATACCACCATAatcaacaaaattattctctacaaaaataaatat CTTTGTAGTTGCAGTGAAGACGGGCTAATAACAATTTACAATAtcgaagaaaaagaaattgttaaaaaaataatagatttaaataatgtgCGATATAAGCAAATCGCTATAAatcataaatatgatattcTATTATGTTGTGGAAATAacaacatttttatgtattatgatttaataaaaaatgacgTTAgcaaacatttttattattcccCATACCATAATGTCCTTTCTGTTGATATTGACGACAAGGGAAAGTACTTTATAACAG GATCCGATGACTGCAGATTAAGACTATATGAATTCAAAAGTTGCACCTGCTTATATATAG gAAACGCCCACAATGATGCTATAAACAAATGCTTATTTACTTATGATaatcattttataatttcaaCGTCAAAGGATGAAA GCATAATATACTGGAAAGTTCCCCATGAGACAAGGGAAATAGAATGCGAAGGTTCCGAAAAGAAGgcttaa
- a CDS encoding elongation factor Tu, putative produces the protein MDLVKYLDKNEQTRNICILAHVDHGKTTLVDNLISSNKIISEKNIGKVKYMDNREDEQKRQITMKSSSILLECTYNKNYVIEMFSNTTTRAEKETNENGETNLTTEQSINPQNEKTRKGDNEEKDGITKSSVNEHTYLINIIDTPGHVDFSSEVSTCVRICDGALILIDCIEGLCSQTKIVLRQTWKEMVKCILVINKIDKLITNKNMDSMDAYEHINNIIENVNAYIYQLYMEQNMDNEDINNTIELEKYTFSTLKGNVLLCSSTHCWCIDMNIFTYLFCKKMNIDINNCDKIKKYMWNRYYFNIKEKKILKIPNDTNILPSSGATNVAKKKKKNLFSLVVLDFLWRIYDITLTNRDDEQIKKLCTELNISDQFLQNSKYKQNNNENNVFILTTIMSNFLSLSRATFNACIEVFPSSKNISESRLFKIYPSLYNNPIYKNILNCASDQTFTIIYISKNICANIQNNTIVGFKDFHGQNRFLSICKIYSGMLYENMVLYVCGKNIQTRIKKIYICMGGDLLPIKQAYAGNIVAIYLAIESEHAYNFDHESNDYNINHSTYESSDPNFGIKSEIINKSECTTSYEYDKIKEGVKNSGIIYSQENVENPIGHWDLQYLSNTVMNLIKNKKNNKEHNIFLMNDNDGIFLNKNITLSNKKNVDSFILPFSDTCSTILHTIIEPKNIQDMNKFLRGLILLYTCDTSIDIDFNQRGEYILKFCGEIHMQKCLSDFVNIYSNIEIKTSDTNISIREGISDCNIKVKKKKNIVHDNIKQLHSYYKAVQKKIPSKQNEDNNIITENGKEKSKNLLNADNTNINKGSASSQNIHSNSNDALISSSPFKHIHIEKDNVFLNTLFNYSNNIISTKLNNDSFYIFLSVLNMPDKMLQFFDKHYSSIQTILENRGISSTFLNYSKNTFYGKKEDFMYKQCLMNLEKCINDIFFSDNFNCENEPPLDETKKGETEMQQSSYSANNEHNENNNGFTQNDKKTEPTTKDSYQSNFLKKNKTYQLQLWDICVQNESITLLCIKKYLNKKKNNNEYTFDNIITNEEYKNAINQRSFVDTYLSENNSDINIYLNNLCLGFKLASKYGPIAQEPIRGVIFIIEGLIIDEKCTETPFEYSNLKRETLEEEEDASGSADTDIDEEKKINTGNIIGLMKEACLTSMQQSKLRIYEPMLRLNLTCESNVLGKVYNVLLKRRCSILSEEIKDGYFLYFIDAYLPLFNSFKLAEELRSKCSGNVIYDIQFSHWNKLDEDIFLLSDSSTIIYDEDFDTKLADNTATEIVNYIKRSKGLETNEKIIQKPEKQCTLKK, from the exons atggaTTTAGTAAAATATCTTGACAAAAATGAACAAACCCGAAACATTTGTATTTTAGCCCATGTAGATCATGGAAAAACAACACTAGttgataatttaattagttcaaataaaattataagtgaaaaaaatattggaaaagtaaaatatatggataaTAGAGAAGATGAACAAAAGAGGCAAATAACCATGAAAAGTTCCAGTATACTTTTAGAGTGtacttataataaaaattatgtcaTTGAAATGTTTTCAAATACTACAACTCGTGCTGAAAAAGAAACGAACGAAAATGGTGAAACAAATTTAACTACAGAACAATCTATTAATCctcaaaatgaaaaaacgAGAAAAGGagataatgaagaaaaagatGGAATAACAAAAAGTTCAGTGAACGAACATAcgtatttaataaatataattgacACACCAGGTCATGTTGATTTTTCTTCCGAAGTTTCAACATGTGTAAGAATTTGTGACGGAgctttaattttaatcGATTGTATTGAAGGATTATGTAGTCAAACAAAAATAGTTTTAAGACAAACGTGGAAAGAAATGGTTAAATGCATAttagtaataaataaaattgataaattaataacaaataaaaatatggatagTATGGATGCATATgaacatattaataatattattgaaaatgtaaatgcctatatatatcaattatatatggaacaaaatatggataatgaagatattaataatacaatagaattagaaaaatatacattttcaaCTCTAAAAGgaaatgttttattatgtagTAGTACACATTGTTGGTGTATCGacatgaatatatttacttatttattttgcaaaaaaatgaatattgatattaataattgtgataaaataaaaaaatatatgtggaatcgatattattttaatataaaagaaaaaaaaatcttaAAAATTCCCAACGACACTAATATATTACCTTCTAGTGGTGCAACAAATGtagcgaaaaaaaaaaaaaaaaatttattctCATTAGTTGTTTTAGATTTTTTATGGAGAATATATGATATTACTCTTACAAATAGAGATGatgaacaaataaaaaagctaTGTAcagaattaaatatttccgatcaatttttacaaaatagtaaatataaacaaaataataatgaaaataatgtttttatattaacaacTATTAtgtcaaattttttaagtcTTTCACGAGCTACATTTAATGCATGCATTGAAGTATTTCCATCATCAAAGAATATAAGTGAAAGcagattatttaaaatatacccatccttatataataatcctatttataaaaatatattaaattgtgCATCAGATCAAACTTTTACTATTATctatatatcaaaaaatatatgtgcaaatatacaaaataatacaatagTAGGGTTTAAAGATTTTCATGGTCAAAATAGATTTTTATCGATttgcaaaatatattccgGAAtgttatatgaaaatatggtTCTATATGTTtgtggaaaaaatattcaaacaaggattaaaaaaatttacatatgTATGGGAGGAGATCTTCTACCTATTAAGCAAGCATATGCAGGTAATATTGTTGCCATCTATTTGGCAATAGAAAGTGAgcatgcatataattttgatcaCGAATCAAATGACTACAATATTAATCATTCCACTTACGAAAGTTCTGATCCCAATTTTGGAATTAAAagtgaaataataaacaaatctGAATGTACCACTTCATatgaatatgataaaataaaagaaggTGTAAAAAATTCAGGCATAATATATTCGCAAGAAAATGTAGAAAATCCGATTGGTCATTGGGATTTACAATATTTGTCAAATACTGTaatgaatttaataaaaaataaaaaaaataataaagagcataatatatttctaatgaatgataatgatggaatatttttaaataaaaatattactttgtcaaataaaaaaaatgtggattcatttatattaccATTTTCTGATACATGTTCAACAATATTACATACAATTATAGAACCCAAAAATATTCAAGATATGAATAAGTTTCTTCGTGgtcttattttattatacacaTGTGACACATCAATAGATATTGATTTTAATCAAAGAggtgaatatattttaaaattttgtgGAGAAATACATATGCAAAAATGTTTATCTGATTTTGTTAACATATATAgtaatatagaaataaaaacatcAGATACCAATATATCTATAAGAGAAGGAATAAGCGATTGCAACATTAAagtaaagaaaaagaaaaatattgttcatgataatataaagcaATTGCATTCTTATTATAAAGCAGTACAAAAAAAGATACCTTCTAAACAAAATGAGGATAATAACATAATTACagaaaatggaaaagaaaaatctAAAAACTTATTAAATGCCGATAATactaatataaacaaaGGGTCTGCAAGTTCTCAAAATATTCATTCCAATAGTAATGATGCATTAATTTCTTCTTCTCCATTTAAACACATTCACATAGAAAAAgataatgtatttttaaacacACTGTTTAATTATAGTAACAATATTATAAGTACCAAACTAAATAATgattctttttatatttttttaagtgtATTAAACATGCCCGACAAGAtgttacaattttttgataagcATTATTCTAGTATTCAAACAATACTCGAAAATAGAGGAATATCAtctacttttttaaattatagtaAAAATACCTTCTATGGGAAAAAGGAAGACTTTATGTATAAGCAATGTTTAAtgaatttagaaaaatgcatcaatgatatttttttttctgataattttaattgtgAAAATGAACCACCTTTAGACGAGACTAAAAAGGGAGAAACCGAAATGCAACAAAGTTCCTATTCTGCAAATAACGAAcacaatgaaaataataatggctTTACTCAGAATGACAAAAAAACGGAACCTACAACAAAAGATAGCTATCAATccaactttttaaaaaaaaataaaacttatCAACTTCAATTATGGGATATTTGTGTTCAAAATGAAAGTATAACattattatgtattaaaaaatatcttaataaaaaaaaaaacaataatgaatatacatTTGATAATATCATAACAAATGAAGAATACAAAAACGCAATTAATCAGAGATCTTTTGTCGATACATATCTTTCAGAAAACAATAGTGATATTaacatttatttgaataatttgTGTCTAGGTTTTAAACTTGCTTCCAAATATGGCCCAATCGCTCAGGAGCCAATCAg GGGAGTCATATTCATCATTGAAGGACTGATAATAGATGAAAAATGCACAGAAACACCATTTGAATATTCCAACTTAAAAAGAGAAACACTAGAAGAAGAGGAAGATGCGAGTGGCTCTGCAGATACCGATAtagatgaagaaaaaaaaataaacaccGGAAATATTATTGGCTTAATGAAAGAGGCATGCTTAACTTCCATGCAACAAAGTAAACTTCGGATATATGAACCAATGCTAAGATTAAATTTAACATGTGAAAGTAATGTATTAGGAAAGGTATACAATGTTTTACTAAAAAGAAGATGCTCTATATTGTCAGAAGAAATTAAAGATGGCTATTtcctatattttatagatGCTTATTTGccattatttaattcttttaaattagCAGAAGAATTGCGATCTAAATGTTCAGGAAATGTAATTTATGATATTCAATTTAGTCATTGGAATAAATTAGATgaagatatttttttactaagTGATTCTTCTACTATAATTTACGACGAAGATTTTGATACTAAGTTGGCTGATAATACAGCGACAGAAAttgttaattatattaagcGATCTAAG gGTCTtgaaacaaatgaaaaaatcaTACAGAAGCCAGAAAAACAATGCaccttaaaaaaatag